The Pseudomonas parafulva genome window below encodes:
- the cobF gene encoding precorrin-6A synthase (deacetylating), with amino-acid sequence MKQLLLIGIGPGDPRQITFEAVDAMRRATVFFMIEKGGDKEELARMRKDVLARYLPHDGYRIVRVTDPCRDGSAQDYIGGVQDWHRARANLYRQVIEHELHEGDIGAFLLWGEPTLYDSTLRVLDLVREQGMALKLEVIPGISSVQALAARHCLTLNRIGEPLTVLPARRLAELETLDNVVVMLDGHATFAELSDPNLTIYWGAYLGTADEILVSGPLMEVKAQIVALRLEARRRKGWIMDTYLLRREG; translated from the coding sequence ATGAAGCAACTGTTGCTGATTGGCATAGGCCCCGGCGATCCTCGTCAGATCACGTTCGAGGCGGTCGATGCGATGCGGCGTGCGACTGTCTTTTTCATGATTGAGAAGGGCGGCGACAAGGAAGAGTTGGCGCGAATGCGCAAGGACGTTCTGGCGCGTTACCTTCCACATGACGGCTATCGAATCGTGCGTGTGACGGACCCGTGTCGAGACGGCAGTGCGCAAGATTACATCGGCGGAGTGCAGGATTGGCACCGGGCACGGGCGAATTTGTATCGCCAAGTGATTGAGCATGAACTCCACGAAGGCGATATTGGGGCGTTCCTGCTGTGGGGAGAACCTACGCTGTATGACAGTACCCTACGCGTCTTGGATCTGGTGCGCGAGCAGGGGATGGCGCTGAAGCTGGAGGTGATTCCCGGTATCAGCAGTGTGCAGGCGCTCGCCGCACGTCATTGCTTGACGCTCAATCGCATCGGAGAGCCGTTGACGGTACTGCCGGCCCGCCGTTTGGCCGAGCTGGAGACACTCGATAATGTGGTAGTCATGCTTGATGGCCACGCCACTTTCGCCGAACTGAGTGACCCAAATCTGACGATCTATTGGGGGGCATATCTGGGAACGGCGGACGAGATTCTGGTGTCTGGGCCGCTCATGGAAGTGAAAGCGCAGATCGTTGCGCTACGGTTGGAGGCGCGAAGGCGCAAAGGCTGGATCATGGATACCTACCTATTGCGCCGTGAGGGGTGA
- a CDS encoding response regulator, whose translation MHLLVVEDDDIVRMLMVDVLDELGYKAVEAENATKALAILKDKTQPLALMMTDVGLPDMRGDELACLAREIRPSLPVLFASGYAETVDVPEGMHLIGKPFSIDQLRDKVVSILGTP comes from the coding sequence ATGCACCTTCTGGTAGTCGAAGACGACGACATCGTTCGTATGCTGATGGTCGATGTGCTCGACGAACTGGGCTATAAGGCGGTCGAGGCGGAAAATGCCACCAAAGCCTTGGCGATCCTCAAGGACAAAACCCAGCCGCTGGCGTTAATGATGACGGACGTCGGTTTACCCGATATGCGTGGCGATGAATTGGCCTGCCTAGCACGCGAGATCCGGCCCTCGCTGCCGGTTCTGTTCGCCAGCGGTTATGCGGAAACCGTGGACGTTCCGGAGGGCATGCACTTGATCGGCAAGCCATTCAGTATCGACCAATTACGCGACAAAGTGGTCAGCATTCTCGGTACGCCCTGA